From the genome of Candidatus Methylomirabilota bacterium, one region includes:
- a CDS encoding LLM class flavin-dependent oxidoreductase — protein sequence MGQHGAVGMTEKPAVSLAAVPGRRKATLEIARRLEQEGFAGLYCPSFGDGLGLCEAIALQTRDIKFGTTIANIYARHPRDYAQTAALIHELSGGRFRFGIGVSHGPTLERLNVKPGTPLEDMRRFVGELRAGGTQTGALPPIVLATLRQKMVALAGEIAQGAVWANAARSHMAASLAHLPAPARQDPDFFIGNMIPTCIDADRAAAAAVNRRTLTGYVKLPNYQNYWIEAGFEDEMLAIRKAIASGEEESIPRLMSERWLSQVTLYGSAAEVREGIEAWRAAGVKTLIVVPSSTRGNQMAALQELIDLYR from the coding sequence ATGGGGCAGCACGGTGCCGTGGGCATGACCGAGAAGCCGGCGGTGAGCCTCGCCGCCGTGCCGGGGCGGCGGAAAGCCACCCTGGAGATCGCCCGGCGTCTCGAGCAGGAAGGTTTCGCGGGCCTCTACTGTCCGAGCTTCGGCGACGGCCTGGGCTTGTGCGAAGCGATCGCCCTCCAGACCCGGGACATAAAGTTCGGGACCACCATCGCCAACATCTATGCCCGGCATCCCCGCGACTATGCCCAGACGGCCGCCCTCATCCACGAGCTTTCGGGGGGCCGGTTCCGCTTCGGCATCGGCGTCAGCCATGGCCCGACCCTGGAGCGGCTCAACGTAAAGCCGGGCACGCCGCTGGAGGACATGCGGCGATTCGTGGGCGAGCTTCGCGCGGGCGGCACGCAGACGGGGGCGCTCCCGCCCATCGTGCTGGCCACCCTCCGGCAGAAGATGGTCGCCCTGGCCGGCGAGATCGCCCAGGGCGCGGTGTGGGCCAATGCGGCCCGCTCACACATGGCCGCCTCGCTCGCTCATCTGCCCGCCCCCGCGAGACAGGACCCGGACTTCTTCATCGGCAACATGATTCCGACCTGCATCGACGCTGATCGCGCGGCCGCCGCCGCCGTCAATCGGCGCACGCTCACCGGCTACGTCAAGCTTCCCAACTATCAGAACTACTGGATCGAGGCCGGCTTCGAGGACGAGATGCTGGCCATCCGCAAGGCCATCGCGAGCGGCGAGGAGGAGAGCATTCCCCGCCTCATGTCGGAGCGCTGGCTCTCGCAGGTCACCCTCTACGGCAGCGCGGCCGAGGTGCGCGAGGGCATCGAGGCGTGGCGGGCCGCGGGCGTCAAGACATTGATCGTGGTGCCGTCATCGACGCGCGGCAACCAGATGGCCGCGCTCCAGGAGCTCATCGACCTCTACCGGTGA
- a CDS encoding nitroreductase family protein has translation MNADRLTMPLGEALFTQRSIRKLRPDPIPVEDLRLLLEAAVKAPNGGNHQVARFLVVTDRQRIREFGALYREAWWAKRRDDQGWSGPQDVPPGETNYRAAMELADAMKDVPCVVFAFAAPPGGANSVIPACQNLMLAAHGLGIGSLPTTLHATVMERFRALLGIPKEMVFHFCIPLGYPAVKYGPSRRKPVSETTSWNRWGSTVPWA, from the coding sequence ATGAATGCAGATCGGTTGACCATGCCGCTCGGCGAAGCCCTCTTCACGCAGCGCTCGATCAGGAAGCTCAGGCCCGACCCCATCCCCGTCGAGGATCTTCGCCTCCTCCTCGAGGCGGCGGTCAAGGCGCCCAATGGCGGCAATCACCAGGTGGCGCGCTTCCTCGTCGTCACCGATCGCCAGCGGATCCGCGAATTCGGCGCTCTGTACCGCGAGGCCTGGTGGGCCAAGCGCCGCGACGACCAGGGCTGGAGCGGGCCACAGGACGTCCCGCCGGGAGAGACGAACTATCGCGCGGCCATGGAGCTGGCCGACGCGATGAAGGATGTCCCGTGCGTGGTCTTCGCGTTCGCGGCGCCCCCGGGCGGCGCCAACTCGGTCATCCCCGCCTGCCAGAACCTGATGCTGGCCGCCCATGGGCTGGGGATCGGCTCGCTCCCCACCACGCTCCACGCCACGGTGATGGAACGCTTCCGCGCGCTCTTGGGCATCCCCAAGGAGATGGTCTTTCACTTCTGCATCCCCTTGGGCTATCCGGCCGTCAAGTACGGCCCGAGCCGGCGCAAGCCCGTCTCGGAGACCACCTCGTGGAACCGATGGGGCAGCACGGTGCCGTGGGCATGA
- a CDS encoding response regulator, which translates to MPNNQAPSSASGAPARILVVDDDPLLIRLIMDTLDVEGYELDSAENGVAALEKIRHARFDLILSDLHMPQLDGVGLYRALTEGKEHPPTRIIFLTGSAGTSEQHRFLDERGLPLLRKPFNLAELQQVVRQALQSP; encoded by the coding sequence ATGCCCAATAACCAAGCGCCGTCTTCCGCCTCGGGCGCCCCCGCTCGAATCCTGGTCGTCGACGATGATCCTCTGCTCATTCGCCTCATCATGGACACGCTCGACGTCGAGGGCTATGAGCTCGACAGCGCGGAGAACGGCGTGGCCGCTCTCGAGAAAATCCGTCACGCCCGCTTCGATCTGATCCTGAGCGATCTCCACATGCCGCAGCTCGATGGGGTCGGCCTCTATCGCGCGCTGACCGAAGGTAAAGAACACCCGCCGACGAGGATCATCTTCCTGACGGGGAGCGCGGGAACGTCCGAGCAGCATCGTTTTCTCGACGAGCGCGGTCTGCCCTTACTGCGCAAGCCCTTCAATCTCGCCGAGCTCCAGCAGGTCGTTCGCCAGGCTCTCCAGTCCCCCTAA
- a CDS encoding sigma 54-interacting transcriptional regulator — protein MTAGLEELVGESTAIQAVRENVQRLLARPQAGRKMPAVLIQGETGTGKGLVARLLHRLGPRAGGPFVDVNCAAIPEGLIEAELFGFERGAFTDARRAKPGLFQAAHRGTIFLDEIGLLPLALQAKLLKVLEEQTVRRLGSTTNEPVDAWIISATNADLKAAILERVFREDLYHRLAVLTVSLPALRERGSDVLVLAERFLARACDDYGLPAKKFSPEAEGRLLRYPWPGNVRELANVAERVALLAEAQVVSADMLELPEAAPATPGSALMPSASRPSLQDAMREHLHAALTRTGWNISRTAIMLGISRNTLRARIRKYGLRGEVDTAVVEAPERGAPVPAPEPFRQAPAPVPAPTRIRWERRRITLLRAELIPNAQSEDPSSQSRELEVLMNKVRGFGGHIDELSQSGIAAVFGLEPAEDAPQRAAHAALTIGKALERLQAELGAVSRVKLAIHTSPFLVTRLSGAATMDAETRQRAWAAVKALLDPAPPGAIVVSGAARPFLDRRFNLERMDFELEPAGKAYRLIALAPHALGPSGQMTAFVGRSQELQVLQSRLAAAVGGQGQLVSIAGDAGIGKSRLLFEFRRWAAGQGVGYLEGHCVSYGSTIPYSPVIDLIRQGFAITDADGPAAVAEKIRSGLGVLGLARDEWLPYLLNLLGFKEGTRQLESLSPEAVKTRTFEALRQITLRANQNRPLIIAVEDLHWIDRTSEELFASLAESLPGAPVLLVTTYRSGYGPPWIGKSYATQIALAPLSSEESLTLAQSIVPAAPLPEPLARVILNRAEGNPFFLEELTRAVTERSDLRVDQAVPDTVQGVLMARIERLGEEPRRLLQTASVLGRVAPLRTLEIIWGDAADLGLHLRELERLEFLYEQRAGEGTDFVFKHALTQEVAYESLLEAQRRELHAAAGHAIERLHADRLEDVYDRLAYHFARTAETAKAVDYLTRFADKAASRHAYVEAIAALEEARARVSELPAEVQDRLALALVLRQSGSLLYLGRFREILDLLLGHEERLNRLADPRLTGLFHFQAGLVWSFMGDNERSEAHARKALEASRQSGDEATLGKAHYVLALDGVWWGRPQEVITHGSMAVELLERTGERYWLGLTHCILGLNYALIGQFDTALTEQAKCGAIGLAMGGSRLQNYAGWATGAIRAFMGEAGLGIEACRQSLEGSPDPFNTADALGFLGYSYLENGQPDQGIGHLDQAIAMFARFRHRHFQCLFTAYLTEALFLTGDLARARRVAAEGLALATEAKFHFGTALVRRQLGRLAQADGSPTDASRLLGEARELFASIEAQHEVGRTELALAELAHAQADQEAARTHLARAHALFARLGLPRYIGRTERLAAGWGVPLAAP, from the coding sequence GTGACGGCGGGGCTGGAAGAGCTCGTGGGCGAGAGCACGGCCATCCAGGCGGTGCGTGAGAATGTGCAGCGGCTGCTCGCGCGTCCTCAGGCCGGCCGCAAGATGCCGGCCGTCCTCATCCAGGGCGAGACGGGAACGGGCAAGGGCCTGGTGGCCCGCCTCCTTCACCGGCTTGGTCCGCGCGCGGGCGGCCCCTTCGTGGACGTCAACTGTGCCGCGATCCCCGAAGGCCTGATCGAGGCCGAGCTCTTCGGCTTCGAGCGCGGAGCCTTCACCGATGCCCGACGGGCGAAGCCCGGGCTCTTCCAGGCCGCCCACCGCGGCACGATCTTCCTCGACGAGATCGGCCTGCTCCCGCTCGCCCTCCAGGCCAAGCTCCTCAAGGTGCTCGAAGAGCAGACGGTGCGTCGCCTGGGGAGCACCACGAATGAGCCGGTCGATGCGTGGATCATCAGCGCCACCAATGCCGACCTGAAGGCCGCCATTCTCGAACGAGTCTTCCGCGAAGATCTCTACCACCGGCTGGCCGTGCTGACCGTGTCGCTGCCCGCCCTCCGCGAGCGCGGCTCCGACGTGCTCGTGCTCGCCGAGCGCTTCCTGGCCCGCGCCTGCGACGACTACGGGCTGCCGGCCAAGAAATTCTCGCCGGAGGCCGAAGGGCGGCTCCTCCGCTATCCCTGGCCCGGCAATGTCCGCGAGCTGGCCAATGTGGCCGAGCGTGTCGCGCTGCTCGCGGAGGCGCAAGTCGTGAGCGCCGATATGCTCGAGCTGCCGGAGGCGGCGCCCGCCACTCCGGGGAGCGCGCTCATGCCGTCGGCCTCGAGACCGTCGCTCCAGGACGCGATGCGGGAGCACTTGCACGCGGCCCTGACCCGGACGGGCTGGAACATCTCGCGCACGGCGATCATGCTGGGCATCTCGCGCAATACCCTGCGCGCGCGTATCCGGAAGTACGGTCTCCGTGGCGAGGTGGACACGGCCGTCGTGGAGGCTCCCGAGCGCGGAGCCCCCGTACCCGCCCCCGAGCCATTCCGTCAGGCTCCCGCGCCCGTCCCCGCACCCACGCGCATCCGCTGGGAGCGCCGGCGCATCACCCTGCTGCGCGCCGAGCTCATCCCGAACGCCCAGAGCGAGGACCCCTCGAGCCAGAGTCGGGAGCTCGAGGTCCTGATGAACAAGGTGCGCGGCTTTGGCGGGCACATCGACGAGCTGAGCCAGAGCGGCATCGCGGCCGTCTTCGGCCTGGAGCCGGCGGAGGACGCGCCCCAGCGCGCGGCGCATGCGGCGCTGACCATCGGCAAGGCCCTCGAGCGGCTGCAGGCGGAGCTCGGCGCGGTCTCCCGCGTGAAGCTGGCCATTCACACGAGCCCGTTCCTGGTGACCCGGCTGAGCGGGGCCGCCACCATGGATGCCGAGACCAGGCAGCGGGCCTGGGCGGCCGTCAAGGCGCTGCTGGATCCGGCCCCGCCCGGCGCCATCGTCGTGAGCGGGGCGGCCCGACCATTTCTCGACCGGCGATTCAACCTCGAACGAATGGACTTCGAACTTGAACCAGCGGGGAAGGCGTACCGGCTCATCGCGCTCGCCCCGCACGCTCTCGGCCCCTCGGGACAGATGACCGCCTTCGTGGGCCGGAGCCAGGAGCTCCAGGTCTTGCAGAGCCGGCTCGCGGCCGCGGTGGGAGGGCAGGGGCAGCTCGTGAGCATCGCGGGCGATGCGGGCATCGGAAAGTCGCGGCTGCTCTTTGAGTTCCGCCGGTGGGCGGCCGGGCAAGGGGTGGGCTATCTCGAAGGGCATTGTGTCTCGTACGGCAGCACCATCCCCTACTCGCCGGTCATCGATCTCATCCGGCAGGGCTTCGCCATCACCGATGCGGATGGACCGGCGGCGGTCGCCGAGAAGATCCGGTCGGGGCTCGGAGTCCTGGGGTTGGCCCGCGACGAGTGGCTGCCGTACTTGCTCAATCTCCTGGGCTTCAAGGAAGGGACGAGGCAGCTGGAGAGCCTCAGTCCCGAGGCGGTGAAGACGCGGACCTTCGAGGCGCTCCGGCAGATCACGCTGCGCGCGAACCAGAATCGCCCGCTGATCATCGCGGTGGAAGACCTGCACTGGATCGATCGGACCTCGGAGGAACTGTTCGCGTCTCTTGCCGAGAGTCTCCCCGGGGCGCCCGTGCTCCTCGTCACCACGTACCGCTCCGGGTATGGCCCGCCCTGGATCGGCAAGTCCTATGCGACCCAGATCGCCCTGGCCCCCCTGTCGTCCGAGGAGAGCCTGACCCTCGCCCAGTCCATCGTGCCCGCGGCGCCGCTCCCGGAGCCGCTGGCCCGGGTCATCCTGAACCGGGCCGAGGGCAATCCGTTCTTCCTCGAGGAGCTGACTCGCGCGGTCACCGAGCGCAGCGATCTCCGCGTCGACCAGGCCGTGCCGGACACCGTGCAGGGGGTGCTCATGGCGCGGATCGAGCGGCTGGGCGAGGAGCCCCGGCGTCTGCTCCAGACCGCCTCGGTCCTTGGGCGCGTCGCGCCGCTGAGAACGCTCGAGATCATCTGGGGCGATGCCGCCGACCTGGGCCTGCATCTGCGCGAGCTGGAGCGTCTCGAGTTCCTCTACGAGCAGCGCGCCGGTGAGGGCACGGACTTTGTCTTCAAGCACGCCCTCACCCAGGAAGTAGCCTACGAGAGCCTACTCGAGGCTCAGCGTCGGGAGCTCCACGCCGCGGCTGGCCACGCCATCGAGCGGCTGCACGCCGATCGGCTCGAAGATGTCTACGATCGACTGGCCTATCACTTCGCCCGGACGGCCGAGACGGCCAAGGCCGTCGACTACTTGACGCGCTTCGCCGACAAGGCCGCCTCTCGTCATGCCTACGTGGAGGCGATCGCGGCGCTGGAGGAGGCTCGCGCGCGAGTGTCCGAGCTCCCGGCCGAGGTGCAGGACCGGCTGGCCCTGGCCCTCGTTCTGCGCCAGAGCGGCTCGCTGCTCTACCTGGGCCGCTTCCGGGAGATCCTCGACCTCCTCCTGGGCCACGAGGAGCGGCTCAACCGGCTGGCCGATCCGCGCCTCACGGGTCTCTTTCACTTCCAGGCCGGACTGGTCTGGAGCTTCATGGGCGACAACGAGCGCTCCGAAGCGCATGCGCGCAAGGCTCTCGAGGCCTCCCGGCAATCGGGGGACGAGGCGACCCTGGGCAAGGCCCACTACGTCCTGGCCCTCGATGGCGTCTGGTGGGGTCGGCCTCAGGAGGTCATCACCCACGGGTCCATGGCCGTCGAGCTGCTCGAGCGCACGGGCGAGCGGTACTGGCTGGGACTCACCCACTGCATCCTCGGACTCAACTACGCCCTCATCGGGCAGTTCGACACGGCGCTGACCGAGCAAGCGAAGTGCGGGGCTATCGGCCTCGCCATGGGGGGCTCGCGGCTTCAGAACTATGCGGGCTGGGCGACCGGGGCCATCCGCGCCTTCATGGGTGAGGCCGGGCTGGGGATCGAAGCCTGCCGCCAGAGCCTCGAGGGCTCGCCGGATCCTTTCAACACGGCCGACGCTCTCGGCTTTCTCGGCTATTCCTATCTCGAAAACGGCCAGCCCGATCAAGGCATCGGACATCTGGATCAGGCCATCGCGATGTTCGCGCGGTTCCGCCACCGGCACTTCCAGTGCCTGTTCACGGCGTATCTGACCGAGGCTCTCTTCCTGACCGGCGACCTCGCCCGCGCACGCCGGGTGGCCGCCGAAGGACTCGCCCTCGCCACCGAGGCGAAGTTTCACTTCGGAACGGCCCTCGTCCGCCGTCAGCTCGGGCGCCTCGCTCAGGCCGACGGATCGCCCACCGATGCCTCGAGGCTCCTCGGCGAGGCCCGCGAGCTCTTCGCCTCGATCGAGGCGCAGCACGAAGTGGGCCGCACCGAGCTGGCCCTGGCCGAGCTCGCCCACGCCCAGGCCGACCAGGAGGCGGCGAGAACGCACCTCGCGCGGGCGCACGCGCTCTTCGCGCGGCTCGGGCTGCCCCGCTATATCGGGCGCACGGAGCGCCTCGCCGCGGGCTGGGGTGTGCCGCTGGCCGCCCCATGA
- a CDS encoding GMC family oxidoreductase — MMAEGYDYDAVVIGSGFGGAVTGCRLAQAGYGVVILERGHRWGPRKGYRNEGSRTGDQPDADVMAYPRTSRDPWLWDHEHPERTRGWVDFRQFPHMRVIQGAGVGGGSLIYANVSIDANPESFARGWPEQITFEKLAPYYARVGEMLELGRVPERQRSERVSLMRDAAHANGWGERFHAVDVAVRFDPEMTYDSSQRPDPAKFLRERNRHGAWQGSCAHLANCDIGCDVGAKNTLDKNYLFVAERERAQIRPLHLVRSIEVFGAGYRVHFDRIVEDRFEPGSVTGRLVIVAAGSLGSTELLLRCRDQYRTLPRLSRVLGQGWSSNGDFLTPALHFGRPLLYPGRGITIAGSINFLDGRPDDPAPPQEKPKFLIEDGGFPYQVAGALIRHLAMNRGHDVRLRHRVLHLGLKIAARLYDFVHWVTRRSALRFLRPLFEHADPINHLMPWFAQGQDKADGTLSIRHGELHLDWPYEHSKPVIDAIYETHRRLARSTGGWVLPPITWTWFHSLITPHPLGGCNMGTDAETGVVDHTGEVFEYRGLYVADGAIVPEALGLNPSKTIAALAERIAEHIIRDHPPGPR, encoded by the coding sequence ATGATGGCCGAAGGGTACGACTACGACGCGGTGGTGATCGGCTCGGGCTTCGGGGGAGCGGTGACGGGATGCCGTCTCGCCCAAGCCGGCTATGGGGTCGTGATCCTCGAGCGAGGTCACCGGTGGGGCCCGCGCAAAGGCTATCGCAACGAGGGCAGCCGGACGGGAGATCAGCCGGACGCAGACGTGATGGCCTACCCGCGCACGAGCCGGGATCCGTGGCTCTGGGACCACGAGCATCCGGAGCGCACGCGGGGCTGGGTGGACTTCCGGCAGTTCCCTCACATGCGCGTCATCCAGGGCGCCGGCGTGGGCGGCGGCTCGCTCATCTACGCCAATGTGTCCATCGATGCGAACCCGGAATCGTTTGCCCGGGGCTGGCCCGAGCAGATCACCTTCGAGAAGCTCGCGCCCTACTACGCGCGGGTGGGCGAGATGCTCGAGCTCGGCCGCGTGCCGGAGAGACAGAGGTCCGAGCGCGTCAGCCTGATGCGCGACGCGGCGCACGCCAATGGCTGGGGCGAGCGCTTTCACGCGGTTGACGTGGCCGTCCGCTTCGATCCGGAGATGACCTATGACTCCTCGCAAAGACCCGATCCCGCGAAGTTCCTGCGCGAGCGGAACCGTCATGGCGCCTGGCAGGGCTCGTGCGCCCATCTCGCCAACTGCGACATCGGCTGCGATGTGGGAGCCAAGAACACGCTCGACAAGAACTATCTCTTCGTGGCCGAGCGAGAGCGCGCCCAGATCAGGCCGCTCCACCTGGTGCGCTCCATCGAAGTATTCGGAGCCGGCTACCGTGTCCACTTCGACCGTATCGTCGAGGACCGATTCGAGCCGGGCAGCGTGACCGGCCGTCTCGTCATCGTGGCGGCGGGCTCGCTGGGCTCGACCGAGCTTCTCCTCCGCTGCCGGGACCAGTACCGCACGCTTCCCCGGCTGAGCCGTGTCCTCGGCCAGGGCTGGAGCAGCAATGGCGACTTCCTCACGCCCGCCCTGCACTTTGGCCGGCCCCTGCTTTACCCAGGCCGGGGCATCACGATCGCGGGCTCCATCAACTTCCTCGACGGTCGCCCGGATGATCCCGCCCCGCCCCAGGAAAAGCCCAAGTTCCTGATCGAGGACGGGGGCTTCCCCTATCAGGTGGCGGGCGCCCTCATCCGCCACCTCGCCATGAACCGCGGTCATGACGTGCGCCTGCGCCACCGTGTCCTCCACCTCGGACTCAAGATCGCCGCCCGTCTCTATGATTTCGTGCACTGGGTGACGCGGCGTTCCGCCTTGCGGTTCCTGCGGCCGTTGTTCGAGCACGCGGATCCGATCAATCACCTCATGCCGTGGTTCGCGCAGGGTCAGGACAAGGCGGACGGCACCCTGTCCATTCGGCACGGCGAGCTACATCTGGACTGGCCCTACGAGCACTCGAAGCCCGTGATCGACGCGATCTACGAGACCCACCGCCGACTCGCCCGCTCCACGGGAGGGTGGGTTCTGCCGCCCATCACCTGGACCTGGTTTCACTCGCTCATCACTCCGCACCCGCTCGGAGGCTGCAACATGGGAACCGATGCGGAGACTGGCGTCGTCGATCACACGGGCGAGGTGTTCGAATACCGCGGGCTCTACGTCGCCGACGGTGCCATCGTGCCGGAGGCGCTCGGACTCAACCCGTCCAAGACCATCGCCGCCCTCGCCGAGCGCATCGCGGAGCACATCATCCGCGACCATCCCCCCGGTCCTCGGTAG
- a CDS encoding NAD(P)/FAD-dependent oxidoreductase encodes MPGATTPPHVVIVGGGFGGLYAARALANRPVRVTLLDRRNYHLFQPLLYQVATAALSAADIATPLRSILRRATNITVLLAEVEKVDLASRRLDLDRGHMSYDALILAAGASHSYFGHDEWERLAPGLKTLEDALEIRRRVLLAYEAAEREEDGAEQHALLTFVVIGGGPTGVELAGALAEISRETIARDFRLIDPTKAHIILLEGGPRILSAFPETLSLRAEEALRKIGVEVRTHAVVARVTPDAVWIGGEQIRARTVLWAAGVAATPLARTLGVPLDRSGRVLVDRDLSIPGHPEAFAIGDMCALVEEAGGPLPGLAPVAIQEGRATAANVLERLEGRPTRAFRYRDRGTMATIGRAAAVAVIGPLKLSGLVAWLAWLFVHIMFLIGFRNRFLVLFEWAWAYVTWHRGARLITKPWKGDHGKS; translated from the coding sequence ATGCCTGGAGCGACCACGCCTCCGCACGTCGTGATCGTGGGGGGTGGCTTTGGCGGACTCTACGCCGCTCGGGCCCTGGCCAACCGCCCCGTCCGCGTGACCCTGCTCGACCGGCGCAACTATCATCTCTTCCAGCCGCTTCTCTACCAGGTCGCCACCGCCGCCCTGAGCGCCGCCGATATCGCCACCCCGCTCCGCTCCATCCTGCGCCGCGCGACCAACATTACCGTGCTCCTCGCCGAGGTGGAGAAGGTGGACCTGGCCAGCCGTCGCCTCGACCTCGATCGAGGGCACATGAGCTATGACGCCCTCATCCTTGCCGCGGGAGCCAGCCACTCCTACTTCGGCCATGACGAGTGGGAAAGGCTGGCCCCCGGCCTCAAGACTCTCGAGGATGCCCTGGAGATCCGCCGGCGCGTGCTCCTGGCCTACGAGGCCGCCGAGCGCGAAGAGGACGGGGCGGAGCAGCACGCCCTCCTCACCTTCGTCGTCATCGGGGGCGGCCCGACGGGCGTCGAGCTGGCGGGCGCACTCGCCGAGATCTCCCGCGAGACCATCGCCCGGGACTTCCGCCTCATCGATCCGACCAAGGCGCACATCATCCTGCTGGAAGGCGGCCCGCGCATCCTGAGCGCCTTTCCCGAGACGCTCTCACTGCGCGCGGAGGAGGCGCTCCGAAAGATCGGCGTCGAAGTGCGCACCCACGCCGTCGTCGCTCGGGTGACCCCGGACGCGGTGTGGATCGGCGGCGAGCAGATCCGCGCCCGCACCGTGCTCTGGGCGGCCGGGGTGGCCGCCACTCCGCTGGCCCGCACCCTCGGGGTGCCCCTCGACCGGTCCGGACGCGTCCTCGTCGATCGCGATCTCTCGATCCCCGGCCACCCCGAGGCCTTCGCCATCGGCGACATGTGTGCGCTCGTGGAAGAGGCGGGCGGACCGCTGCCCGGTCTCGCTCCCGTGGCGATACAGGAAGGGCGCGCGACGGCCGCCAACGTGCTTGAGAGGCTCGAGGGCCGGCCGACTCGAGCCTTCCGGTATCGCGACCGGGGCACCATGGCGACCATCGGGAGAGCGGCGGCCGTGGCCGTGATAGGCCCGCTCAAGCTCTCGGGGCTCGTGGCCTGGCTCGCCTGGCTCTTCGTCCACATCATGTTTCTCATCGGCTTCCGCAATCGCTTCCTGGTGCTCTTCGAGTGGGCCTGGGCCTATGTCACCTGGCATCGTGGGGCCCGGCTGATCACGAAACCCTGGAAGGGAGACCATGGGAAAAGCTGA
- a CDS encoding OsmC family protein, with protein MYGTLRGALAGRKIAFDRESFVATAEGRIAGIGKTIHIKSIHVHYELAVPADSREATERALAAHPQGCPAHQSVKNAIEITWSAALKAGDQTLSIREETPHAASS; from the coding sequence ATGTACGGCACCCTGCGCGGCGCCCTGGCAGGGCGCAAGATCGCCTTCGACCGCGAGTCCTTCGTCGCCACCGCCGAAGGCCGGATCGCCGGCATCGGCAAAACCATCCACATCAAGTCCATCCACGTGCACTACGAGCTCGCCGTGCCGGCGGACTCGCGGGAGGCGACCGAGCGGGCCCTGGCCGCGCATCCTCAGGGCTGCCCCGCCCATCAGAGCGTCAAGAACGCCATAGAGATCACCTGGTCTGCCGCGCTCAAAGCCGGCGACCAGACGCTCTCCATACGGGAAGAGACGCCCCATGCCGCTTCGTCCTAG
- a CDS encoding DUF3179 domain-containing protein — MSELLRPETARREPALREIVRRGERRAIPGLIDVLRFDLFLDSSVADALDRFSGQSFGHDWARWVEWLAEREDIRPHPGYAAWKGALFQLIDPAFGEFLYPGVKHRARLEEIQWGGVRKDGIPALTNPRHLPAAAATYLGSDELVLGVVVRGEARAYPLRIMDWHEMANDVVGGVPISIAYUTLCGSAIHYETTVRGRTFVFGSSGFLFRSNKLMYDEQTKSLWHHMRGEPVVGPLADSGIRLAPRPVVTTTWRDWARAHPKTKVLDIDTGHVRDYTPGRPYGGYYASPDTMFPVFPRSTGLATKDVIFVLRLDPHRKVYPLAVFDREPVINDAVGGTSVVLVGRRATRTARAYERGARTFRLGGGPDELVERGSGESWRVEEEALVHPGSGRRLARLAGHNAFWFGWFAFHPETAVYGR; from the coding sequence ATGTCCGAGCTGCTGCGCCCGGAGACCGCCCGCCGTGAGCCCGCGCTGCGCGAGATCGTCCGCCGCGGCGAGCGCCGCGCGATTCCCGGGCTCATCGACGTCCTTCGCTTCGACCTGTTTCTCGATTCCAGCGTGGCGGACGCCCTCGACCGGTTCTCCGGCCAATCGTTCGGTCACGACTGGGCGCGCTGGGTCGAGTGGCTCGCCGAGCGCGAGGACATCCGCCCACACCCGGGCTATGCGGCGTGGAAGGGCGCGCTCTTTCAGCTCATCGACCCCGCCTTCGGCGAGTTCCTCTACCCGGGCGTGAAGCATCGGGCGCGGCTGGAGGAGATCCAGTGGGGCGGCGTACGCAAGGACGGCATCCCAGCCCTCACGAACCCTCGGCACCTTCCCGCCGCTGCGGCGACCTACCTCGGTTCCGACGAGCTGGTGCTCGGCGTGGTGGTGCGGGGCGAGGCGCGGGCCTATCCGCTCCGGATCATGGACTGGCACGAGATGGCCAACGACGTGGTCGGCGGGGTGCCCATCAGCATCGCGTACTGAACACTGTGTGGATCGGCGATCCACTACGAGACCACCGTGCGTGGTCGCACCTTCGTGTTCGGCTCCTCGGGCTTCCTCTTCCGCAGCAACAAGCTCATGTACGACGAGCAGACGAAGAGTCTCTGGCACCACATGCGCGGCGAACCGGTGGTGGGGCCGCTCGCCGACAGCGGGATCCGGTTGGCGCCGCGCCCCGTGGTGACCACCACCTGGCGCGACTGGGCTCGTGCCCACCCGAAGACGAAGGTCCTCGACATCGACACGGGTCATGTCCGCGACTACACGCCGGGGCGGCCCTACGGCGGGTACTACGCGAGCCCCGACACCATGTTCCCGGTCTTTCCCCGGAGTACCGGGCTGGCCACCAAGGACGTCATCTTCGTCCTCCGTCTCGATCCGCACCGCAAGGTTTATCCGCTGGCCGTCTTCGACCGCGAACCCGTGATCAACGACGCGGTGGGGGGCACCTCCGTCGTGCTCGTTGGTCGCCGCGCGACGCGGACGGCGCGCGCATACGAGCGCGGGGCGCGCACCTTCCGGCTCGGGGGCGGGCCCGACGAGCTGGTCGAGCGGGGGAGTGGCGAGTCCTGGCGCGTGGAGGAGGAGGCGCTGGTGCATCCCGGGAGCGGGCGGCGGCTGGCGCGCCTGGCTGGGCACAACGCCTTCTGGTTCGGCTGGTTCGCCTTTCACCCGGAGACGGCCGTCTACGGGCGCTGA